AGAGACGGCTAACGAGGGGGGCACGATTGATGCTGAACAGTTACAATCCCTGGCGGAGCTTCGCAAGACTACTGAACAGCTAATACTGGACCCCTTGTTTTTTCAACAATATGAGACTGAATGGGGGTTACAGCAAACCAAGGGTTTATTACTGGCGAACGAGGCTTCAGCATTCTCGTCGCTTGCCTCTAGTGTTCCGGGTTCAACTGGCAGGGGTCAAGCAGTAAGGAATGGAGCAGAGCGACTGCAAAGCTCTTATGCTGAATATGTGCGGGCTTATGGCTCTATCGGTGCTGTCTATTCTACTCGGGAGGCTACTCTCCAAGCCCATCGTTCTCATGATAACGCAACTAAGCAAGAGAATGAGAAAGCAAAAACAGAATGGTCCGGGGCTATGAGCTTTCTGGGAGCATTAACCGGTGTATCGGGCTCACCGGAGGAGAAAGCGGATTTCGAGAAAGTTAAGGGACTCTATGAAAGCAATAGGGAATGGAATCAGGCTGAGAAGGAGCAGGCCAAGGCGGTAAATAAAAAAGACCCTTCGGAAGGAAGGGATGAGGCAATATCCGCTTCTGGGGGCTTGTTGGATATGCTAGACGGTTCTTTAGTTGGTGCTAGAGATCAACTATACTTCTCTGAATATATCATTGCTAGAATGTCTCGATACGACTCGTCATTAGTCAAAAATATGCTCCACGGTGAAGATGCCCCCTTAAATGTTAGCCTACAGGAAACAGAATATATTCTATATGGCTTAAACAATCCGGCAGGCAATATTGCCGCTGCATATGGTGAAATCTTTGCTTTTCGGCTAGCCATTCGGACAATGGAAGGACTAATACAATGCCGTGCAATGGGCCACCCGTTACTAGTTCTCGCAGCAGCGCTTGTCTATGGGATTAGTAATGCTCTTAAAGATATGCAACGTCTCGTGGAGGAGGGCAAGGTCCAGCTTTCAAAATACATTAAAGTGGATACCGTGTATAAGGATTACCTCCGACTTTTTTTGCTGGCACATGGTGGATCAGCCAACCATCAGGCGAGAATGATCGCAGTTATGGAGCATGCCTCTGGGGTTTCCTTTCGCGGAGCATACACCTATGAGAGTGGAGAAGGAACAGCTTCGATTAAGCTATGGTTTTTTCCAGGCTTGCTGAAGGTGATGGGACGCTTTGGAGATTTAGGAGGGACGGTAAAGGGGAATCGCTATGAAGCAACTTATACCGCGGAAAGCTCCTATCAATAGTAATAGAGGTGTCACGCATTCTAACGGAGGAGTAACTTTAGAAACCGCGCTCGTCATGCCTGTATTTCTTATGTTTGTATTTTTCTTAATCTTCATCATACAGACAGCTGTGTATTCTATGGCACTGCATGGAGCACTATCCCAGACAACTAGGCAGGCTGCATCAGCTTGGTATCCGATTTCTCTAGCATTGGAGCAAGCAAGAGCCTCAGAAATCAATCAACAGGTCGAGCATTGGAATGACAAGTGGCTTAAAGTGGGGGAAACCGTAAGTGAGTATGGGAAGTGGCTACCCTCCCCAATCAAGGAATGGGCTGAGCAAGCTACGAGTGGAAATTTCTCACTAGAGCAGAATGCAGCTAAGCTAGCCTTTGGACAATTGATGCAGCCATTTGTGGATGAGCGCGTATTGAATTCTTCTAGAATTACCTTAACCTCAATTGGCTTACCGGACAATGATGACAGGGGCAAATCTTATTTAAGCGTTGAAGCTGAATATGCACTTCCCTTTCAAGTTCCATTTTTGAATCGTAAATTAGTTCTTCGTGAATCTGCAAGGGAGCGAGTTTGGATAGGGGGAAGTCCATCCAAATCACTACTCGTTGAGGATGGAAAGGAAGCATTTAATGTTACTTTCGTCTCCTTGGATCCAAACCCAGTCAAACCAGGTCGGAAAGCTACACTTGTTATTCGCACGAAGCCCGGAACAGCTGTTGATCTCTCTGTTATATACAAAAGTGGCCTTAGCCAAGCTAAGCATCTGGGCAGTGCGATTGCTGATGAATCGGGGCTGGTTTCATGGACGTGGCATGTATCAGGAAGGACGACTCCGGGAGAGTGGGGCTTTCAAGTTACCAATGGTAGTGGCGGAGTATGGCAACATACGTTTCAAGTGGAAGGCAAGCTGCACTAAAGGAGGGGGAAAGGTGAGTCTAGGGGTATTAATTATCGTAAGTCTTTTACTCGTATGTGCCAGCTGGACAGATTTGCGGCGTATGATAATTCCCAATGAGTTAACGCTTTTGTTTGCGGGAGGGGGATTGTTATTTCAATTTATCTCGCAAGGCATTACGGGTCTTGGTTGGGCAGTAGCAGGTGCTCTTGCAGGTATAATTCCGCTTTATATTATGAATCGTCTGGGAGGAATAGGTGGGGGCGACGTAAAGCTTTTTGGGGCATTCGGAGCCTGGATGGGCCCCATCTTAACCTTACAATTACTCGTTTTTTCGATCCTTTGTGCAGGTGGAATCGCCGGCTTACTGCTACTGCTTCGCCTTCCCGGTTTAAGAGCAATGGGAAAGAAAATGAAGTGGCCATGGGGCAACCATCCGCTTACAGCCGGACGAAGCACACAGTTTCCTTTTATGTTAGCGGTCGCTCCAGGATTTATAGCCTTGTTAGGGAAAGGGTAGGGAATGCGAATGGAACCTTTATCAGTTCGGTTTGAGCAAAGAAGAGGTCATTTCATGATTATCGAACGTAACCCTCCGGTCACACGTGAAGAGATAAATGAAACACAATTGCTAATGCTGAAAAAATGTGAAATTCCAGGACTGCTCCCCCTGGAAACAGAGGAATACGATGGACAGACATCACTGCGTTATTCATTGGCGGGTACTCGTATGCTATCGGAGGCTATGCGAGCATCGAATTGGTCAATGTCCGAAATGCTGGGCGCTTTGTGCAGACTAGCGGAAGTACTAGAGGAATGTCGGCTTTACTTGCTAGATGCCGATCGAATAAGGTTGCATGATGAGTTCATATTCGTTGGAGAGGATTGGCATGATCTGAGATTTACTTATATTCCAATTGATATGCCGACTCTCCATCAGGCTGATGATTTAGAGCGCCTTATCATTAGGTGGATGATGAAGGTTAAGGAGCCGGATGGACAGGTTATGCAAAATGTATTGC
This portion of the Cohnella abietis genome encodes:
- a CDS encoding A24 family peptidase, with protein sequence MSLGVLIIVSLLLVCASWTDLRRMIIPNELTLLFAGGGLLFQFISQGITGLGWAVAGALAGIIPLYIMNRLGGIGGGDVKLFGAFGAWMGPILTLQLLVFSILCAGGIAGLLLLLRLPGLRAMGKKMKWPWGNHPLTAGRSTQFPFMLAVAPGFIALLGKG
- a CDS encoding TadE family protein, whose amino-acid sequence is MKQLIPRKAPINSNRGVTHSNGGVTLETALVMPVFLMFVFFLIFIIQTAVYSMALHGALSQTTRQAASAWYPISLALEQARASEINQQVEHWNDKWLKVGETVSEYGKWLPSPIKEWAEQATSGNFSLEQNAAKLAFGQLMQPFVDERVLNSSRITLTSIGLPDNDDRGKSYLSVEAEYALPFQVPFLNRKLVLRESARERVWIGGSPSKSLLVEDGKEAFNVTFVSLDPNPVKPGRKATLVIRTKPGTAVDLSVIYKSGLSQAKHLGSAIADESGLVSWTWHVSGRTTPGEWGFQVTNGSGGVWQHTFQVEGKLH